The following are encoded in a window of Podospora pseudoanserina strain CBS 124.78 chromosome 6, whole genome shotgun sequence genomic DNA:
- a CDS encoding hypothetical protein (EggNog:ENOG503NW04), giving the protein MKYGTALVAIAVGLASARDVPTYSLRATKREVPQEHSHEAVLRACNVALKLNNPNNILDCVFPLLGNAAAANGAGDISADRLDCLQQIVADQALTNAKAANDLDLAINAILFRALERNTLTVGEASPLCNETPVNAELVNINQHQDPASAEAANNAEVELEVAKALFSIGADPLLALQSGTFAPGEIGDPTAAGNTCNDENDAIGCIISQNLLVPAVSEADILAAVGDQEVCEPVVDDEPAVEEPPAVEEPPVDEEEVCEPVVEDEEPPVVEEPPVEEVPTGTVNVQTFTGALGGPAPAVISDPASNRPFSVNGNTFLQAGAAIQRSCAIQKNACANAANSGQIQGGTGQCDQQEAACLAAARRRKARRSVVGRRQNVLDFGSCGSPAIQFAAGLDGRQEESFQPVNAADFSHGSALNIDIISFFVCQRLDSACKASPETIEACEEGAAAASQAEGAQAASVFNAALGL; this is encoded by the coding sequence GGCCCGCGATGTGCCCACTTACTCCCTCCGAGCCACCAAGCGCGAGGTTCCCCAGGAACACTCGCACGAGGCCGTCCTCCGCGCCTGCAACGTCGccctcaagctcaacaacccaaacaacatCCTCGACTGCGtgttccccctcctcggtaacgccgccgccgccaacggcGCCGGTGACATCTCGGCCGACCGCCTCGACTGCCTCCAGCAGATCGTCGCCGACCAGGCTCTCACCAACGCCAAGGCCGCCAACGACCTCGACTTGgccatcaacgccatcctcttccgTGCCCTCGAGCGTAACACCTTGACCGTCGGCGAGGCTTCCCCCCTCTGCAACGAGACTCCTGTCAATGCCGAgctcgtcaacatcaaccagcaCCAGGACCCTGCTTCTGCCGAGGCGGCCAACAACGCCGAGGTCGAGCTCGAGGTGGCCAAGGCTTTGTTCTCCATCGGGGCCGACCCGCTTCTTGCTCTGCAGAGCGGCACCTTTGCCCCTGGTGAGATTGGCGACCCTACTGCTGCTGGTAACACCTGCAACGACGAGAACGATGCGATTGGGTGCATCATTTCCCAGAACCTTTTGGTGCCTGCTGTTTCGGAGGCCGACATCCTCGCCGCTGTTGGCGATCAGGAGGTCTGCGagcctgttgttgatgacgagCCTGCTGTCGAGGAGCCCCCGGCTGTCGAGGAGCCCCccgttgacgaggaggaggtctgCGAGCCGGtcgttgaagatgaggagcCACCCGTCGTTGAGGAACCCCCCGTTGAGGAGGTCCCCACCGGCACTGTGAACGTCCAGACCTTCACCGGCGCCCTCGGCGGCCCTGCCCCCGCCGTCATTTCCGACCCTGCTTCCAACCGCCCCTTCTCCGTCAACGGAAACACCTTCCTCCAAGCCGGCGCCGCCATCCAGCGCTCGTGCGCCATTCAGAAGAACGCCTGCGCCAACGCTGCTAACTCTGGTCAGATCCAGGGTGGTACTGGGCAGTGCGACCAGCAGGAGGCCGCTTGcttggctgctgctcgtcGTCGCAAGGCTCGCCGTTCCGTCGTCGGTCGCCGCCAGAATGTCCTGGACTTTGGGAGCTGCGGCAGCCCCGCTATTCAGTTCGCTGCTGGGCTTGACGGGCGTCAGGAGGAGAGCTTCCAGCCTGTGAACGCGGCTGATTTCTCGCATGGGTCTGCGCTCAACATTGATATTATTTCGTTCTTTGTCTGCCAGAGGCTGGATAGTGCGTGCAAGGCTAGCCCCGAGACGATCGAGGCTTGTGAGGAGGGCGCGGCGGCTGCTAGTCAGGCTGAGGGTGCTCAGGCTGCTAGCGTGTTTAATGCTGCTTTGGGGTTGTGA
- the RIP1 gene encoding Cytochrome b-c1 complex subunit Rieske, mitochondrial (COG:C; EggNog:ENOG503NV7A; BUSCO:EOG09264MIL), with product MWEQLGPEKAKVRLTKKPQSTDADVDFVCLYLLSPLYLPLPLFFFKEAEATMAPLSTVTRALARPSVLRVAARTISTTPAVRGDSSYSSPFKGESNSTKVPDFSKYLSDKKPSSNALISYFMVGTLGAITAGGAKSTIQEFLVNMSASADVLALAKVEVDLNAIPEGKNVIVKWRGKPVFIRHRTAAEIEEANNINVASLRDPEADSDRVQKPEWLVMLGVCTHLGCVPIGEAGEYGGWFCPCHGSHYDISGRIRKGPAPLNLEIPAYEFPEDDKLVIG from the exons GACTTTGTGTGTCTCTAtctcctctctcccctctACCTACCACTAccgctctttttttttaaagaagcagaagcaacAATGGCGCCCCTCTCGACCGTGACGCGCGCCCTCGCCCGGCCCTCCGTCCTGCGTGTTGCCGCCCGCACCATCTCGACGACCCCGGCCGTCCGCGGCGACTCTTCCTACTCTAGCCCTTTCAAGGGCGagagcaacagcaccaaggTGCCGGATTTCTCAAAGTACCTGTCGGACAAGAAGCCGAGCTCGAATGCGCTGATTAGCTATTTCATGGTGGGCACGTTGGGTGCGATCACCGCGGGGGGGGCGAAGAGTACCATTCAGG AGTTCCTCGTCAACATGTCCGCCTCTGCTGACGTCTTGGCTTTGgccaaggttgaggttgatttgAATGCCATTCCCGAGGGCAAGAAT GTCATCGTCAAGTGGAGAGGCAAGCCCGTCTTCATCCGCCACCGCACAGCCgccgagattgaggaggccaacaacatcaacgttGCGTCGCTAAGAGACCCCGAGGCCGACAGCGATCGCGTTCAGAAGCCTGAGTGGCTTGTCATGTTGG GTGTCTGCACACACTTGGGCTGCGTCCCCATcggcgaggccggtgagTACGGCGGCTGGTTCTGCCCCTGCCACGGCTCCCACTACGACATTTCGGGCCGCATCAGAAAGGGCCCTGCCCCTCTGAACCTCGAGATTCCCGCGTACGAGTTCCCCGAGGACGACAAGCTGGTTATTGGTTAA